The Natrinema salifodinae genome includes a window with the following:
- a CDS encoding arsenate-mycothiol transferase ArsC, whose amino-acid sequence MSDTPTRIAFVCVQNAGRSQMAAAFAKRERDARALTDSVEIVTGGTRPADSVHDVVVDVMREEAIDLRDRTPREITPDDLRDCDYVITMGCSADGVCPATWSGDNRDWNLDDPHGADLETGREIRDEIEARVASLFDELSGAGSR is encoded by the coding sequence ATGAGCGATACTCCCACGCGCATCGCCTTCGTCTGCGTACAAAACGCCGGGCGGTCCCAGATGGCAGCCGCGTTCGCCAAGCGCGAGCGTGACGCTCGAGCGCTGACCGACTCCGTCGAGATCGTGACCGGCGGCACCAGGCCAGCCGATTCCGTTCACGACGTCGTCGTCGACGTCATGCGAGAGGAAGCCATCGACCTACGTGATCGAACGCCGCGGGAAATCACCCCCGACGACCTTCGGGACTGCGACTACGTGATTACGATGGGCTGTTCGGCGGACGGCGTCTGTCCGGCCACCTGGAGCGGGGACAACCGCGATTGGAATCTCGACGACCCGCACGGGGCAGACCTCGAGACCGGTCGGGAAATCCGCGACGAGATCGAGGCCCGGGTCGCGTCGTTGTTCGACGAACTGTCGGGCGCCGGGTCACGGTAA
- a CDS encoding SMP-30/gluconolactonase/LRE family protein has protein sequence MTDDTNTTVESIIDARSRGRPSRRSVLGSVAAMGALAGVPTGVFGRQEDADGPGTTAEGGDDLEIVANFEPPSLPENIAIDSAGTVYLSTGPAGEIRAVDPDGGQSSVATIETGEEGLLLGIALLNGSLYAANAAGDEAFHGAWRVDLDGDAEPERIAALPFDETVPNDIIPDPGASDALLVSDHLGGAIWRVTTDSQAEPWVSDPSLEPDADAANPVGADGLAVHPDGDVYVDNLDAGSIIRVPVEDGNAGRPEEVVRDEGLVGADGLAIDEDGAVYVAVNARNEIVRVTPDHDLETVVAGEGLDFPADVHFGTTEETTTLYIANFAYGTFLEDEDAAAPSLASIDVGARGYFPDANGAGDANETEPAAE, from the coding sequence ATGACCGACGACACCAACACGACGGTCGAGTCGATCATCGACGCTCGTTCTCGCGGACGGCCGTCCCGCCGGTCGGTCCTCGGTAGCGTCGCCGCGATGGGGGCGCTCGCGGGCGTTCCGACCGGCGTTTTCGGCCGGCAGGAGGACGCTGACGGGCCGGGCACGACAGCCGAGGGCGGCGACGATCTCGAGATCGTGGCCAACTTCGAGCCGCCGTCGCTGCCCGAGAACATCGCGATCGACAGCGCGGGGACGGTCTATCTCAGCACGGGTCCAGCGGGCGAGATCCGCGCGGTCGATCCCGACGGCGGCCAGTCCTCGGTCGCGACGATCGAGACCGGCGAGGAGGGACTCCTCCTGGGAATCGCGCTCCTCAACGGCAGCCTCTACGCCGCGAACGCCGCGGGCGACGAGGCGTTCCACGGCGCCTGGCGCGTCGATCTCGACGGCGACGCCGAACCCGAACGGATCGCGGCGTTACCGTTCGACGAGACGGTCCCCAACGATATCATTCCCGACCCCGGGGCATCGGATGCGTTGCTCGTCTCCGATCACCTGGGCGGTGCGATCTGGCGGGTGACGACCGACAGCCAGGCCGAGCCGTGGGTCTCGGATCCGTCGCTCGAACCGGACGCGGATGCGGCGAACCCGGTCGGCGCGGACGGCCTGGCCGTCCATCCGGACGGAGACGTCTACGTCGACAACCTCGACGCGGGTTCGATCATCCGCGTTCCGGTCGAGGACGGCAACGCCGGCCGGCCGGAGGAAGTCGTCCGGGACGAGGGGCTCGTCGGTGCGGACGGACTAGCGATCGACGAGGACGGCGCCGTGTACGTGGCCGTCAACGCGCGAAACGAGATCGTCCGGGTGACGCCGGATCACGACCTCGAGACGGTCGTCGCCGGCGAGGGGCTGGACTTCCCCGCCGACGTGCACTTCGGCACTACCGAGGAGACGACGACGCTGTACATCGCCAACTTCGCCTACGGAACCTTCCTCGAGGACGAGGACGCCGCGGCCCCGAGCCTGGCGAGCATCGACGTCGGGGCGCGGGGGTACTTCCCCGACGCTAACGGCGCGGGAGACGCGAACGAAACCGAACCGGCAGCCGAGTGA
- a CDS encoding HalOD1 output domain-containing protein → MAQTLAVDTDEVHERIVTGIAALEGCDPMELPPLFEAVDPDALAAIFETTESGGLRAGHVGFTYAGHEVRVEFDEDDGPVVTIE, encoded by the coding sequence ATGGCTCAGACCCTCGCGGTCGACACCGACGAGGTGCACGAACGGATCGTTACCGGGATCGCAGCGCTTGAGGGCTGCGATCCGATGGAACTTCCACCCCTCTTCGAGGCGGTCGATCCCGATGCACTCGCAGCGATCTTCGAGACCACGGAGTCGGGCGGACTCCGGGCCGGCCACGTCGGCTTCACGTACGCCGGTCATGAAGTGCGCGTCGAGTTCGACGAGGACGACGGACCCGTCGTTACGATCGAGTAG
- a CDS encoding amphi-Trp domain-containing protein yields MSDRVNFPDDRTSERRTITGGFFEQEVYLSREETAAFLRDLADQLETGTSFTISATEWEIPFDYSDPVEVEIEFSEQRERELEIELEFTEPSGGDDLSVR; encoded by the coding sequence ATGAGTGACCGCGTCAACTTCCCCGACGACCGGACCAGCGAGCGACGGACGATCACGGGCGGCTTCTTCGAGCAGGAGGTCTACCTCTCGCGCGAGGAGACGGCGGCGTTCCTGCGGGACCTGGCCGACCAACTCGAGACGGGCACCTCGTTTACGATCTCCGCGACGGAGTGGGAGATCCCCTTCGACTACAGCGACCCCGTCGAGGTCGAGATCGAGTTCTCCGAACAACGAGAGCGGGAACTGGAGATCGAACTCGAGTTCACGGAGCCGTCGGGCGGCGACGATCTGTCCGTTCGGTGA
- a CDS encoding alkaline phosphatase family protein has product MSDPDPDSDPTIADPTETPDRVIVLDVVGLQPEHVDAERTPTLESLFPSDAVTDLQPPFPALTVPSQTTLATGRGPASHGDVSSGEFDRERQVAEFWERDRDGRERLWETASDRAGLTTGVLNFQHLIGTSADVAVTPSPIEDEDNNILEMNCWTNPDGFYDDLRADLNHFPLHNYWGPGANEEGSRWILAAARKAIDRFDPDLLWIYVPHLDYVGQSDGPESDAFAAELETVDDLLADFLDDLAETDRWDETVLALVSEYGFHDVDRPVFPNRALRQAGLLETDAEGDVDIAGSDAFAMVDHQIAHVYADDGSLDAAREALAALEGIDAVLNDAGKAEREIDHPNAGDLVLVAEPDAWFQYYWWDDRENAPPYATDMDIHEKPGFDPCELFFGDDGLVSLDASKVGGSHGRVDESAFGCFGLGGPAAPAFDGDGPVDATDVAPTIADLLGIADDLSMAFDGSSLRRGGGEE; this is encoded by the coding sequence ATGTCCGATCCCGATCCCGACTCCGATCCCACGATCGCCGACCCGACCGAGACGCCCGACCGCGTGATCGTCCTCGACGTCGTCGGCCTGCAACCCGAGCACGTCGACGCCGAGCGGACGCCGACGCTCGAATCGCTGTTTCCGAGCGACGCCGTAACCGACCTCCAACCGCCGTTTCCCGCCCTGACAGTCCCATCCCAGACGACCCTCGCGACCGGGCGCGGCCCCGCGTCTCACGGCGACGTCTCCAGCGGTGAGTTCGACCGCGAGCGGCAGGTCGCCGAGTTCTGGGAGCGCGACCGCGACGGCCGCGAGCGCCTCTGGGAAACCGCAAGCGACCGGGCGGGGCTAACCACCGGCGTCCTGAACTTCCAGCACCTGATCGGCACGAGCGCCGACGTCGCGGTCACGCCCTCGCCGATCGAGGACGAGGACAACAACATCCTCGAGATGAACTGCTGGACCAACCCCGACGGCTTCTACGACGATCTCCGGGCGGACCTGAACCACTTCCCCCTCCACAACTACTGGGGCCCGGGCGCGAACGAGGAGGGATCCCGTTGGATTCTCGCGGCCGCGCGCAAGGCGATCGACCGCTTCGACCCCGATCTGCTGTGGATCTACGTCCCGCATCTGGACTACGTCGGCCAGAGCGACGGCCCCGAGAGCGACGCCTTCGCGGCGGAACTAGAGACCGTCGACGACCTCCTCGCGGACTTCCTCGACGATCTGGCCGAGACCGACCGCTGGGACGAGACCGTCCTCGCGCTGGTCAGCGAGTACGGCTTCCACGACGTCGACCGACCGGTGTTCCCCAACCGCGCGCTCCGCCAGGCCGGCCTGCTCGAGACGGACGCCGAAGGCGACGTCGACATCGCCGGCTCGGACGCGTTCGCCATGGTCGACCACCAGATCGCCCACGTTTACGCCGACGACGGCTCGCTCGACGCCGCCCGCGAAGCCCTCGCGGCTCTCGAGGGGATCGACGCCGTCCTCAACGACGCGGGCAAGGCCGAGCGCGAGATCGACCACCCCAACGCGGGCGACCTCGTCCTCGTCGCCGAGCCCGACGCCTGGTTCCAGTACTACTGGTGGGACGACCGCGAAAACGCGCCGCCGTACGCGACCGACATGGACATTCACGAGAAGCCGGGCTTCGATCCCTGCGAGCTGTTCTTCGGCGACGACGGCCTGGTGTCGCTGGACGCGTCGAAGGTCGGCGGCTCCCACGGCCGGGTCGACGAGTCGGCGTTCGGTTGTTTCGGCCTCGGCGGCCCGGCCGCACCCGCGTTCGATGGCGACGGCCCGGTCGACGCGACGGACGTGGCACCGACGATCGCGGATCTGCTCGGGATCGCGGACGATCTCTCGATGGCGTTCGACGGGTCGTCGCTTCGGCGCGGCGGGGGAGAAGAGTAG
- a CDS encoding MOSC domain-containing protein, whose protein sequence is MARLDRLRVYPVKGLDGIELEASDVLEGGTLAYDREFALFDEADEVLNGKRDDRVHDLATDFDPAIHTLTVETPGGETRAFDLEADRETAAAWFGEFFDEALSFERDPSLGYVDRREMGPSVISTATLRTVADWFDGMTVEGARRRLRANVEVAGVEPFWEDRFVGEDAPAFEIGDVRFEGVTPCGRCVVPQRDPDTGESIPEFRERFVRKREETFPDWADSDAFDHYYSAMIIARVPETNRGATLRAGDSIEIVAN, encoded by the coding sequence ATGGCACGACTCGACCGACTCCGCGTGTATCCGGTGAAGGGACTCGACGGCATCGAACTCGAAGCGAGCGACGTACTCGAGGGTGGGACGCTCGCCTACGACCGGGAGTTCGCGCTGTTCGACGAGGCGGACGAGGTCCTCAACGGCAAACGGGACGACCGCGTCCACGACCTCGCCACCGACTTCGATCCGGCGATACACACGCTCACCGTCGAAACACCCGGTGGGGAGACCCGTGCGTTCGACCTCGAGGCCGACCGCGAGACTGCCGCCGCCTGGTTCGGCGAGTTCTTCGACGAAGCCCTCTCGTTCGAACGGGATCCGTCGCTGGGGTACGTGGACCGCCGCGAGATGGGGCCGTCGGTGATCAGCACGGCGACGCTCCGGACCGTCGCCGACTGGTTCGACGGGATGACCGTCGAGGGCGCGCGGCGGCGGCTGCGAGCGAACGTCGAGGTCGCCGGCGTCGAGCCGTTCTGGGAGGATCGGTTCGTCGGCGAGGACGCGCCGGCGTTCGAGATCGGCGACGTTCGATTCGAGGGGGTGACGCCGTGCGGTCGCTGCGTCGTACCCCAGCGCGATCCCGACACCGGGGAGTCGATTCCGGAGTTTCGGGAGCGATTCGTCCGGAAGCGCGAGGAAACGTTTCCCGACTGGGCCGATTCGGACGCGTTCGATCACTACTACTCGGCAATGATCATCGCGCGCGTGCCGGAGACCAATCGCGGCGCCACGCTCCGCGCGGGCGATTCGATCGAGATCGTCGCAAACTGA
- a CDS encoding inositol-3-phosphate synthase, giving the protein MNRETEREADRRTGVWLIGARGNVATMAIVGARAIARGVTGETGMVTAREPVASLDLPPVDGFVFGGHDIAPESLVDRAERQRDRNGVPDGETLDAVREDLAEIDERIEVGTAVNCGAAVSADSEQVDESLAIRDVVNLIRDDYERFRERRDLDRLVVVNVASTEPELADPERYDTRDALERAIDEDDRDLPASVLYASAAMTAGHPFVNFTPSTGNALGGLRELAVEESVPHTGRDAKTGETLVKSALAPMFAGRNLHVMSWEGHNILGNEDGLVLEDEENAAGKLASKGDVLDSILPDIGHSRVRIDYTPSLADWKTAWDYVHFRGFLNTEMKMQFTWEGSDSALAAPLVLDLVRLIAHADEHGSGGLQPQLASFFKAPLGVDEHDFSRQLDRLYDYADRHS; this is encoded by the coding sequence ATGAACCGGGAGACCGAGCGCGAGGCCGACCGGCGGACCGGCGTCTGGCTCATCGGCGCCCGGGGGAACGTCGCGACGATGGCGATCGTCGGCGCCCGCGCCATCGCGCGGGGCGTAACCGGTGAGACCGGCATGGTCACGGCCCGGGAACCGGTCGCGAGCCTCGACCTCCCGCCGGTCGACGGCTTCGTCTTCGGCGGCCACGACATCGCACCGGAATCGCTCGTCGACCGGGCCGAGCGCCAGCGCGACCGCAACGGCGTCCCCGACGGCGAGACCCTCGACGCCGTCCGGGAGGATCTGGCCGAGATCGACGAGCGGATCGAAGTCGGGACGGCGGTCAACTGCGGGGCCGCCGTCTCAGCGGACAGCGAGCAAGTGGACGAGAGCCTGGCGATCCGGGACGTCGTCAACCTGATCCGCGACGACTACGAGCGGTTCCGCGAGCGCCGCGACCTCGATCGGCTCGTGGTCGTCAACGTCGCCTCGACGGAGCCCGAGTTAGCGGACCCGGAACGGTACGACACCCGCGACGCGCTCGAACGCGCGATCGACGAGGACGACCGCGATCTGCCGGCCAGCGTCCTCTACGCCTCCGCCGCGATGACGGCCGGCCACCCGTTCGTCAACTTCACGCCGAGTACCGGCAATGCGCTCGGCGGCCTGCGCGAACTCGCCGTCGAGGAGTCGGTCCCGCACACGGGCCGGGACGCGAAGACCGGCGAGACGCTCGTCAAGTCGGCGCTCGCGCCCATGTTCGCCGGCCGAAACCTGCACGTCATGAGCTGGGAGGGGCACAACATCCTCGGCAACGAGGACGGGCTCGTGCTCGAGGACGAGGAAAACGCCGCGGGCAAGCTCGCGAGCAAGGGCGACGTGCTCGACTCGATCCTCCCCGACATCGGCCACAGCCGGGTCCGGATCGACTACACGCCCTCGTTGGCCGACTGGAAGACCGCGTGGGACTACGTCCATTTCCGGGGCTTTCTGAACACCGAGATGAAGATGCAGTTCACCTGGGAGGGTTCGGACTCCGCGCTGGCCGCGCCGCTCGTGCTCGACCTCGTGCGGCTGATCGCTCACGCCGACGAGCACGGTTCGGGCGGACTCCAGCCGCAGCTGGCCTCGTTCTTCAAGGCCCCGCTCGGGGTCGACGAGCACGACTTCTCCCGACAGTTGGATCGCCTGTACGACTACGCCGACCGACACAGCTGA
- a CDS encoding ArsR/SmtB family transcription factor encodes MTLIDALGSGTRLAILRELSREPMYVSELAETIGMDGKSAVHHLSTLEEAGLVDHYRRGNRKYYELNRRIELRIAPPPERTFILQADEVDDER; translated from the coding sequence GTGACTCTCATCGACGCCCTGGGAAGCGGAACGCGCCTGGCCATTCTCAGGGAACTCTCACGGGAGCCGATGTACGTCTCGGAACTCGCAGAAACGATCGGGATGGACGGAAAGTCCGCCGTGCATCACCTCTCGACGCTGGAAGAGGCCGGCCTGGTCGACCACTATAGGCGGGGCAACCGGAAGTACTACGAGCTAAATCGCCGCATCGAACTGCGCATCGCGCCGCCGCCGGAGCGGACGTTCATTCTCCAGGCCGACGAGGTCGACGACGAGCGGTAA
- a CDS encoding sodium:calcium antiporter gives MLVVAVPVAPAFAQDDGDPDDDDAAESEGGLEGAIEGVVEEQGTIGAILALVLGGVLLTVCVEKLINYLTRAALGLQISLFTLAILFTGIEFDDTVLALVLSAGDLEGAALGTALGTGLAIVGVTLALAAIVTPFPVDLPSDYVALFAIAPVLLVPFVLWGTLTVVHGLVLLVAFVLMFGYIVVREYHRDVPVFRNSELGRRVQPDGGVALPESVADIPEDRFVTGRSTAGLIWISLSVVALAGIVFASMLLEAGSEVVVDGFGIEETVFGATVLTVILTFEDVMLTIEPVRRGVPEIGVGNVIGSVLFSVTGNVGVIMLVSDLEISRAVLLFHLPTVVVVTALAAYFLSRGQLERRHGYLLGGLYVAYWLLAILVFGGVPIGG, from the coding sequence ATGCTCGTCGTCGCGGTCCCCGTCGCCCCGGCGTTCGCACAGGACGACGGCGACCCAGACGACGATGACGCAGCGGAGAGCGAGGGCGGTCTCGAGGGAGCGATCGAAGGCGTCGTCGAGGAACAGGGCACGATCGGCGCGATACTCGCGCTCGTGCTGGGTGGGGTCTTGCTGACGGTCTGCGTCGAGAAACTGATTAACTACCTCACTCGAGCGGCGCTCGGGCTACAGATCTCGCTGTTCACCCTCGCGATCCTCTTTACGGGAATCGAGTTCGACGATACGGTCCTGGCGCTGGTCCTCTCGGCGGGCGACCTCGAGGGGGCGGCGCTCGGAACGGCGCTGGGCACCGGCCTGGCGATCGTCGGCGTGACGCTGGCGCTCGCCGCGATCGTCACGCCGTTCCCGGTCGATCTCCCGTCCGATTACGTCGCCCTCTTCGCGATCGCGCCGGTGTTGCTCGTCCCGTTCGTCCTCTGGGGAACGTTGACGGTCGTCCACGGCCTCGTGCTCCTCGTCGCGTTCGTCCTCATGTTCGGTTACATCGTCGTTCGCGAGTATCATCGCGACGTGCCCGTCTTCCGAAATTCCGAACTCGGCCGGCGGGTTCAACCCGACGGCGGCGTGGCCCTGCCCGAGTCGGTCGCCGACATCCCCGAAGACCGCTTCGTCACCGGTCGGTCGACGGCGGGACTGATCTGGATCTCGCTCTCCGTCGTCGCGCTGGCCGGAATCGTGTTCGCGTCGATGCTGCTCGAGGCGGGATCGGAGGTCGTCGTCGACGGGTTCGGGATCGAGGAGACCGTCTTCGGCGCGACCGTCCTGACGGTGATCCTCACGTTCGAGGACGTCATGCTGACGATCGAACCGGTCCGCCGGGGCGTCCCGGAGATCGGCGTCGGGAACGTCATCGGGAGCGTCCTCTTCTCGGTGACCGGCAACGTCGGCGTCATCATGCTCGTCAGCGACCTCGAGATCTCGCGGGCCGTCCTGCTGTTTCACCTCCCGACGGTGGTCGTCGTGACCGCCCTGGCCGCGTACTTCCTCTCCCGGGGCCAGCTGGAGCGGCGCCACGGCTACCTCCTCGGGGGGCTCTACGTCGCTTACTGGCTGCTCGCGATCCTCGTGTTCGGCGGCGTTCCCATCGGCGGGTGA
- a CDS encoding DUF5795 family protein, with the protein MSENRVVQGRMVTAEKLAELVEGDSVMEVDSIGEADEECPDCGGNVLTVTYMPSVTELVTGRKCQDCDWSETDRD; encoded by the coding sequence GTGAGCGAGAATCGCGTCGTTCAGGGGCGAATGGTGACGGCTGAGAAACTCGCCGAGCTGGTCGAAGGCGACTCCGTCATGGAGGTCGATTCGATCGGAGAGGCGGACGAAGAGTGTCCGGACTGCGGCGGTAACGTCCTGACGGTGACGTACATGCCGTCGGTCACGGAGCTCGTCACCGGCAGGAAGTGCCAGGACTGCGATTGGAGCGAGACGGATCGGGACTGA
- a CDS encoding TatD family hydrolase, which yields MRIIDPHMHMISRSAEDYRRARRAGIECCIEPAFWSGQDKRHAGSFFDYFEQIIDHETDRAERAAGMDHYVTIGLEPKEANYRDMAEEVVDRLPEYLDRDPVVGVGEIGFDQVTDDEEWAFRRQLEIAEDRELPVIVHTPHTDKPSGTERIVEIIEETGVTQERIIIDHNTENTIDISTRTDCWIGFTLYPGKIEAEAAIDLLEEYGTDNMIFNSAADWDPSDPLAVPKARDEMLDRGWDREAVRKVVFENPYEFFDQSPNFDYEA from the coding sequence ATGCGAATTATCGATCCTCACATGCACATGATCTCGCGCTCGGCCGAAGACTATCGGCGAGCGCGACGTGCGGGCATCGAGTGCTGTATCGAGCCCGCGTTCTGGAGCGGCCAGGACAAGCGCCACGCGGGATCGTTCTTCGACTACTTCGAGCAGATAATCGACCACGAGACCGACCGCGCCGAGCGCGCGGCCGGGATGGACCACTACGTCACGATCGGCCTCGAACCGAAGGAGGCCAACTACCGCGACATGGCCGAGGAGGTCGTCGACCGGCTCCCGGAGTACCTCGATCGCGACCCGGTCGTCGGCGTCGGCGAGATCGGCTTCGATCAGGTCACCGACGACGAGGAGTGGGCCTTCCGCCGCCAGCTCGAGATCGCGGAGGACCGCGAGCTACCCGTGATCGTCCACACGCCCCACACGGACAAGCCGTCGGGGACCGAGCGCATCGTCGAGATCATCGAGGAAACGGGCGTCACCCAGGAGCGGATCATCATCGACCACAACACCGAGAACACGATCGATATCTCGACGCGGACCGACTGCTGGATCGGCTTCACCCTCTACCCCGGGAAGATCGAGGCCGAGGCGGCGATCGACCTCTTAGAGGAGTACGGCACCGACAACATGATCTTCAACAGCGCCGCCGACTGGGATCCCTCGGACCCGCTTGCGGTGCCGAAGGCCCGCGACGAGATGCTCGACCGCGGCTGGGACCGTGAGGCGGTCCGGAAAGTCGTCTTCGAGAATCCCTACGAGTTCTTCGACCAGTCGCCGAACTTCGACTACGAGGCCTGA
- a CDS encoding sodium:calcium antiporter, which produces MVGPSSTLALVALFLVGVVLVIWCVEVFIEAVAHSAVSLGISGFFLAVVLAGVDLENAVLGVTAAFVELPDLALGTVFGESLFVLAVAVGLAGILVPFRTNVPRVYLLMLVLAPVPAFALSLEGTIELREGAALVALFVPLLAGIFWHERRSETTFLLSGEVQEVVDFDPEPDAESRAASGSALESGAEAADGGERATRSEDAEAKPEAGEDGPEEGLDLDLDLDLDELVPSFENRSGLFALGVAVLAVVGMTVGSGITVYSAEGIFVAFGISGLAFGATVLSFIASIEELALTVEPVRQHRPELAVGNVVGSTVFYMTANVGLIALLHPVSTGGDVLTVHWPFFAAGLVVVTVMLARGKVTRVGGVVLFGLYLAYWVANYL; this is translated from the coding sequence ATGGTCGGGCCGAGTTCCACGCTGGCGCTGGTCGCCCTGTTCCTCGTCGGCGTCGTTCTGGTGATCTGGTGCGTCGAGGTCTTCATCGAGGCCGTCGCCCACAGCGCCGTCTCGCTCGGGATCTCCGGCTTCTTCCTCGCGGTCGTGCTGGCCGGCGTCGACCTCGAGAACGCCGTGCTCGGAGTGACCGCGGCGTTCGTCGAACTCCCCGACCTCGCGCTCGGGACGGTGTTCGGCGAGTCGCTGTTCGTCCTCGCCGTCGCGGTCGGCCTGGCGGGAATTCTCGTTCCCTTCCGGACGAACGTCCCTCGCGTCTATCTGCTCATGCTCGTCCTCGCACCCGTTCCGGCGTTCGCGCTGTCGCTGGAGGGAACGATCGAGCTGCGCGAGGGGGCGGCGCTGGTCGCCCTGTTCGTCCCGCTGCTGGCGGGGATCTTCTGGCACGAGCGCCGCTCGGAGACGACGTTCCTGCTCTCGGGGGAGGTCCAGGAGGTCGTCGACTTCGACCCCGAACCGGACGCCGAATCCCGGGCCGCGTCCGGATCCGCGCTCGAATCGGGCGCGGAGGCGGCCGACGGCGGCGAACGGGCGACTCGATCCGAAGACGCGGAAGCAAAACCGGAAGCAGGGGAGGACGGACCAGAAGAGGGTCTCGACCTAGATCTGGACCTCGACCTCGACGAACTCGTCCCCTCGTTCGAGAACCGCAGCGGCCTCTTCGCCCTCGGCGTGGCCGTCCTCGCGGTCGTCGGCATGACCGTCGGCTCGGGCATCACGGTCTACAGCGCCGAAGGCATCTTCGTCGCCTTCGGCATCTCCGGCCTGGCCTTCGGCGCAACCGTGTTGAGCTTCATCGCCTCGATCGAGGAGCTGGCGCTGACCGTCGAACCGGTCCGACAGCACCGCCCGGAGCTCGCCGTCGGGAACGTCGTCGGCAGCACGGTCTTCTACATGACCGCGAACGTCGGGCTCATCGCGTTGCTCCACCCCGTCAGTACCGGCGGCGACGTTCTAACAGTTCACTGGCCCTTCTTCGCCGCCGGCCTGGTCGTCGTGACGGTCATGCTCGCGCGGGGGAAGGTGACTCGCGTCGGCGGCGTCGTCCTGTTCGGCCTGTACCTGGCGTACTGGGTAGCGAACTACCTGTAG
- a CDS encoding helix-turn-helix transcriptional regulator — protein sequence MSDRQRGAIDALEFVVRTPSRVRILELLHEEGPVSRSTLRSELDVVRTTLQRNLTGLAERGLLRERERTYELTSAGELVTAGLSGTLDRIDAAMRLRPVLERLPSGTFAFDLDRLLDATVVESTAANPYAPVDYHAASLADADRARLTLPATGHDPLEQARDALDAGATVDLVVTDSVAEAFRSEPPIADAFASIADSDGLTVSVAADEIPFYLGIVDDAVQFGVHDESDLPTALLETTDDRVTEWADERFERLAEQATPLSETS from the coding sequence ATGAGCGATCGGCAGCGCGGTGCGATTGACGCGCTCGAATTCGTGGTACGGACGCCGTCCCGCGTCCGAATCCTCGAGTTGCTCCACGAGGAGGGGCCGGTCTCGAGATCGACGTTGCGATCCGAACTCGACGTCGTGCGAACGACGCTCCAGCGGAACCTCACGGGACTGGCGGAACGGGGGCTGCTCCGCGAGCGAGAGCGGACCTACGAGCTTACGTCGGCGGGGGAACTCGTCACGGCGGGGCTCTCCGGGACTCTGGACCGGATCGACGCGGCGATGCGATTGCGCCCCGTCCTCGAGCGACTCCCGTCCGGAACCTTCGCGTTCGACCTCGACCGACTCCTCGACGCGACGGTCGTCGAGTCTACGGCCGCGAACCCGTACGCCCCGGTCGACTACCACGCGGCGAGCCTGGCCGACGCGGACCGTGCCCGGCTCACGCTCCCGGCGACGGGACATGATCCGCTCGAACAGGCCCGGGACGCGCTCGATGCGGGCGCGACCGTCGACCTTGTCGTCACGGACTCGGTCGCGGAGGCGTTCCGCTCGGAGCCGCCGATCGCGGACGCCTTCGCCTCGATCGCCGACAGCGACGGCCTTACCGTCTCGGTCGCGGCCGACGAAATTCCGTTCTATCTCGGGATCGTCGACGACGCCGTCCAGTTCGGCGTCCACGACGAGAGCGACCTGCCGACGGCGCTGCTCGAGACGACCGACGACCGCGTCACGGAGTGGGCCGACGAGCGATTCGAGCGCCTGGCCGAGCAAGCGACGCCGCTCTCGGAGACGTCGTAG